The following are encoded in a window of Haliotis asinina isolate JCU_RB_2024 chromosome 14, JCU_Hal_asi_v2, whole genome shotgun sequence genomic DNA:
- the LOC137261868 gene encoding cytochrome P450 2C31-like, translated as MEDLNQYVSNVLLILICGRRFEPGHKALEMCGDIAAEFVYLFHFKNQVLMDNVPFSTKLIPDLRRACQTMKDGYHYFTETIDNISQESKGTMPECLYTLLLKEHEQGMLSMGNVKGILMDILIAGVITTKGTLYSSLAAMVNFPKVQKNIQEEIQRVVGKDRLPDLEDRNKMPYTRAVELELYRYFTPAGTPGPRHTTQDCTYKGYSIPKGTMVTYNVWRVHHDESFWKNPFTFDPTRFLDEHGNLLPPEDEKRQRLLTFGIGKRSCVGEKLARVRIFLALTSLLQNFDLTRDPSEPFPSPDPRTYPCEFILQPPPYHRRRLKRSLIMPKSGVRLRTRVQYVKCSSGVPRHDIAGMLLKAV; from the exons ATGGAAGACCTGAATCAATACGTCAGCAATGTGCTCTTAATTTTG ATTTGTGGACGAAGATTTGAACCCGGTCATAAGGCACTGGAAATGTGTGGCGATATTGCTGCTGAATTTGTGTACCTCTTCCACTTCAAGAACCAGGTTCTCATGGACAACGTCCCGTTCAGTACAAAGTTGATACCAGACCTAAGACGGGCATGTCAAACCATGAAGGACGGTTACCACTATTTCACTGAGACTATTGACAATATATCACAG GAATCCAAAGGTACGATGCCCGAGTGTCTGTACACATTGCTGTTAAAAGAGCATGAGCAGGGAATGTTATCAATGGGAAACGTAAAAGGAATACTCATGGATATCCTGATTGCAG GTGTTATCACAACAAAAGGAACCCTGTACAGTTCCCTTGCGGCAATGGTAAACTTCCCTAAAGTCCAGAAGAACATTCAGGAGGAGATCCAAAGGGTGGTTGGAAAGGACCGTCTTCCGGATTTGGAGGACCGGAACAAAATGCCCTACACCAGGGCAGTGGAACTGGAATTATATCGTTACTTTACGCCCGCTGGAACACCTGGTCCAAGGCATACTACACAAGACTGTACCTATAAAGGTTACAGCATTCCAAAGGGAACAATG GTCACTTACAATGTCTGGCGTGTACATCATGACGAATCATTTTGGAAGAATCCCTTCACATTTGATCCAACCAGATTCCTGGATGAACATGGCAACCTGCTGCCACCAGAGGATGAAAAACGTCAGAG ACTGCTGACGTTTGGCATTGGAAAGCGTTCTTGCGTTGGCGAGAAGTTGGCCCGAGTGAGGATATTTCTTGCACTTACGTCACTCCTACAAAACTTCGACCTGACTCGTGATCCATCGGAACCGTTCCCTTCCCCCGACCCCCGCACGTACCCGTGTGAATTTATCTTGCAACCACCTCCTTACCACCGCCgccggttaaagcgttcgctcatcatgccgaaaaGCGGGGTTCGATTGCGCACAAGGGTTCAGTATGTGAAGTGCAGTTCAGgagtcccccgccatgatattgctggaatgttgctaaaagcggtgtaa